In one Babylonia areolata isolate BAREFJ2019XMU chromosome 14, ASM4173473v1, whole genome shotgun sequence genomic region, the following are encoded:
- the LOC143289502 gene encoding uncharacterized protein LOC143289502 has protein sequence MGVSAMLKVMSLTLLVTLCRGQGQDAALTAGTYGAPVVNSVVSRIRSNCIFSEDRLFLRRTAYVMSRDGVDSNTYRNGFDGGIWQVTKAMFEATTNCSQPSIKTACDNIASNLTIDWPDVKWSDLRKPLYSGLAAALYTLKTLGTSDMPGNISSQAPIWAQMYGQSASVYVTKAPRTPVFECKDKLDLVFILDSSGSVSVKDFERAKQFAAHVVDAMNVSQDATRIADIVYGTDVHIHFDFNNITAVKSNLLNTTKFGGGTNTSGALDQARAILYDSTYGARENVKKVAVLVTDGMSNSFLDTKRAARLLKDQGTTVFAIGIGNINRKELEAVASDPVCSHVFILDGFDKIYSIITEIQKSVCEANPKLKNVTECDSSTGECPGTIEVPSLSPDETIEASVSCGILHIYVSTKDPKPGPEVFDELYIARPGAPTVLKVVEDVPLGTPVYVTVVGNLLPACETADQINCTAFSWTLVVTFKRNITVVCKENGVERACTKADINYAGVCSEDSDLDCPVKNNPCTQENIDKGIMRFSYPYDPTMFLQCDKRGDAYPTRCPRGAIFNPKSRECGFVSPPPGPVTPVSPAGIASVCTSQALADNQYYHAYLADPHKFIQCDAWGNAYLMPCAPGTEWSQIAYTCVHNATTSMPSCQQGMLYVFPGDQNKFYICSYGKLYARSCPAGLVFNPDAEACDWPSLPSSQP, from the exons TTGCATCTTTTCTGAGGATCGTCTCTTTCTTCGACGCACTGCCTACGTCATGTCACGTGACGGTGTAGACAGCAACACCTACCGGAACGGCTTCGATGGCGGAATCTGGCAG GTCACGAAAGCCATGTTTGAAGCCACCACAAACTGCAGCCAGCCTTCCATCAAAACCGCTTGCGACAACATTGCATCGAACCTGACGATCGACTGGCCGGATGTGAAATGGTCAGACCTGCGCAAACCTCTGTACTCGGGACTGGCGGCAGCGCTGTACACTCTGAAGACTCTGGGGACCTCGGACATGCCTGGGAACATCAGTTCTCAGGCCCCCATCTGGGCCCAGATGTACGGCCAGTCGGCATCGGTGTATGTAACCAAGGCTCCCCGGACTCCTGTGTTTG AATGCAAAGACAAACTGGACCTCGTTTTTATCCTGGACAGTTCCGGAAGTGTGAGCGTGAAGGACTTCGAAAGGGCGAAACAGTTTGCTGCCCACGTGGTGGACGCGATGAACGTGTCCCAAGACGCCACCAGAATCGCAGACATCGTCTATGGCACCGATGTCCACATCCACTTTGATTTTAACAACATTACAGCTGTAAAGAGTAATCTGCTGAACACCACTAAAT TTGGAGGGGGCACCAACACGTCCGGAGCCCTGGACCAGGCAAGAGCCATACTGTATGACAGCACGTATGGCGCTAGAGAGAACGTGAAAAAAGTGGCAGTCCTGGTGACCGATGGAATGTCTAACTCCTTTCTTGATACCAAAAGGGCCGCCAGACTTCTGAAG GACCAAGGCACGACAGTATTCGCTATAGGGATAGGAAACATCAACCGGAAAGAACTGGAAGCCGTGGCCAGTGACCCCGTCTGCTCGCATGTCTTCATCCTGGACGGCTTCGACAAGATCTACTCCATCATCACGGAGATCCAGAAGAGCGTGTGCGAAG CCAACCCGAAACTCAAAAATGTTACTGAATGCGATTCAAGTACTGGTGAATGCCCTGGTACCATTGAAGTTCCTTCCCTAAGTCCTGATGAAAccatt GAGGCCAGCGTGTCTTGCGGCATTCTCCACATCTACGTGTCCACCAAGGACCCCAAACCCGGCCCCGAGGTGTTTGACGAGCTGTACATCGCCAGACCCGGGGCTCCCACCGTCCTGAAAGTCGTGGAGGATGTGCCCCTGGGAACCCCTGTCTACGTGACGGTGGTGGGGAATCTCCTGCCGGCCTGTGAGACCGCTGATCAGATCAACTGCACCGCCTTCAGCTGGACTCTGGTCGTCACTTTCAAGAGGA ACATCACGGTGGTTTGTAAAGAGAACGGGGTAGAGCGGGCCTGCACCAAGGCAGACATCAATTATGCCGGAGTCTGCTCTGAGG ATTCCGACTTGGACTGCCCAGTGAAGAACAACCCGTGCACCCAGGAGAATATTGACAAGGGGATCATGCGTTTCAGCTATCCGTACGACCCTACCATGTTTTTGCAG TGCGACAAGAGAGGCGATGCCTACCCCACGCGCTGCCCAAGGGGAGCCATCTTCAACCCTAAGTCGCGAGAGTGCGGATTTGTCTCCCCTCCGCCTGGTCCCGTGACCCCTGTGTCCCCCGCGGGGATTGCGTCCGTGTGCACCAGCCAAGCTCTGGCCGACAACCAGTACTACCACGCCTACCTTGCGGATCCCCACAA GTTCATCCAGTGTGACGCCTGGGGCAACGCCTATCTCATGCCCTGTGCCCCGGGCACCGAATGGTCCCAGATAGCCTACACCTGCGTCCACAATGCCACCACCTCTATGCCGTCTTGCCAGCAGGGCATGCTCTACGTCTTTCCAGGCGACCAGAACAAGTTCTACATCTGCAGCTACGGGAAACTCTACGCCAGGAGCTGTCCGGCCGGTCTCGTCTTCAATCCGGACGCCGAAGCTTGTGACTGGccttctctgccttcctctcagcCTTAA